The Candidatus Nanohalovita haloferacivicina genome has a window encoding:
- a CDS encoding FixG Ig-like domain-containing protein has product MTIFPKEATAPIDSYASYQVEIENTGPVKDHYSILTKTSEVTAQPSSFYLDSGETKTIYVWYDPEVTKDAGRYSFDVTAQSRATNKQYSVTGIANVVKEHEVELRIADSKTVCRGENANYQVEVENTGIQPETFEITTDYGQLSRSQVTLEEGETQTITLTANSEEAVEQSFNVVAASTTSYAQQIERVNFKSETCYGSSVSITPENQEVAAFNTATYDITVMNQGTKTDTFNIQASEGELSNSAVRVNGESSQTVTLSVTPEELGEKTITVTASGASTAERTANLNVVNGNDVEVAFNQASKNVCEDSRFTYEAEITNTGAATDTYDLSTTQGDVSTNSVELAPEESTTVDISFNATDYSEGAQESFTMTASSTTFDEPSKSVTGDFKVHNCWDLSMNVVPEVKSAGENSSTVYEISLNNTGTQENTYRLTYEGPAWIDIKPESVTVPAGQSETAYIYASIPFQKKGEVQITATAVGNQVQESETVKLLIGKDIEDAIKSDQGGDSLTGSFANSASNLANSIQQSDSLVKLLVSLVVSAAIVAFILYRG; this is encoded by the coding sequence TTGACAATTTTCCCAAAGGAGGCAACTGCTCCAATAGACAGTTATGCTTCCTATCAGGTAGAGATTGAGAACACTGGTCCTGTGAAGGATCATTACAGTATTCTGACCAAGACTTCTGAAGTCACAGCTCAGCCTTCAAGTTTCTATCTTGACTCAGGAGAGACCAAGACAATCTATGTTTGGTACGATCCCGAGGTCACCAAGGATGCCGGAAGATATTCTTTCGACGTAACTGCTCAGTCCCGTGCAACCAACAAACAGTATTCTGTAACAGGTATAGCTAATGTTGTCAAGGAGCACGAAGTTGAACTGAGAATTGCAGATTCCAAGACTGTTTGTAGAGGAGAGAACGCAAACTACCAGGTAGAAGTCGAAAACACAGGAATTCAGCCTGAAACATTTGAAATCACCACAGATTACGGACAGCTTTCAAGAAGCCAGGTTACACTGGAAGAAGGAGAGACACAGACAATTACACTGACTGCAAACTCCGAAGAAGCAGTTGAACAATCTTTCAACGTAGTTGCAGCGTCTACCACAAGCTACGCACAGCAGATTGAAAGAGTCAACTTCAAGTCCGAAACCTGCTACGGCTCATCAGTATCTATTACTCCTGAAAACCAGGAAGTAGCAGCATTCAACACAGCAACATACGATATCACAGTAATGAACCAGGGAACCAAGACCGACACATTCAACATTCAGGCAAGCGAAGGAGAACTCTCCAACTCAGCGGTAAGAGTAAACGGAGAATCAAGCCAGACAGTCACACTATCAGTAACCCCTGAAGAGCTAGGAGAAAAAACAATTACGGTAACAGCATCAGGAGCAAGCACAGCTGAGAGGACAGCAAACCTCAACGTCGTCAACGGAAACGACGTAGAAGTAGCATTCAACCAGGCAAGCAAGAACGTCTGTGAAGACAGCAGATTCACCTACGAAGCAGAAATAACAAACACAGGTGCAGCAACAGACACATACGATCTCTCCACAACACAGGGAGACGTGTCAACAAACTCAGTTGAACTAGCCCCAGAGGAATCAACAACAGTAGACATCTCATTTAACGCAACAGACTACTCGGAAGGAGCACAGGAAAGCTTCACAATGACAGCTTCCTCAACAACATTCGATGAACCTTCCAAATCAGTAACAGGAGACTTCAAAGTCCACAACTGCTGGGACCTCAGCATGAACGTAGTACCAGAAGTCAAGAGCGCAGGAGAGAACTCAAGCACAGTCTACGAAATCAGCCTGAACAACACAGGAACACAGGAGAACACATACAGACTGACATACGAAGGCCCAGCCTGGATCGACATCAAACCAGAATCAGTCACAGTACCAGCTGGACAATCAGAAACAGCCTACATCTACGCAAGCATCCCATTCCAGAAGAAGGGAGAAGTACAGATCACAGCAACAGCAGTAGGAAATCAGGTACAGGAATCAGAGACAGTCAAACTCCTCATAGGAAAAGACATTGAGGACGCAATCAAGAGCGATCAGGGAGGAGACAGCCTAACAGGATCCTTCGCAAACAGTGCATCCAACCTGGCCAACTCAATCCAGCAATCAGACTCGCTAGTCAAGCTACTAGTATCACTAGTAGTATCAGCAGCAATCGTAGCATTCATCCTCTACAGAGGATGA
- a CDS encoding DUF63 family protein translates to MLGQIKRFLVEKFWIPVADESVYYNPYNTTIYALLFGLAALYLVYPFSKKLGITFDRDFFKGIAPYAFLGGAVRSLKDINAVNSFLLETPFIYIVLFVFTVSAIKFSQILSDRTDYSMENILAVTGLIPLAVSLSFYSISNFAAVGLFLSLVLTWSLAGYAVLQLLRPDLLNYSFVVPVAAHFYDASTTVTALSFGGREKHVLGQFFIDVFGPYGMFLMKGLIIVPVVYYIVENMEGEERNYYLFLIALLGIAIGTRNILSTVALT, encoded by the coding sequence ATGTTAGGCCAGATTAAAAGGTTTTTAGTGGAGAAGTTCTGGATCCCGGTAGCTGACGAATCTGTCTACTACAATCCATACAATACTACTATCTATGCTCTGCTTTTTGGATTGGCCGCTCTTTATCTGGTCTATCCATTTTCGAAAAAGCTGGGTATTACATTTGACAGGGATTTTTTCAAGGGGATAGCACCTTATGCTTTTCTTGGCGGTGCAGTTAGATCATTGAAAGATATCAACGCAGTCAACAGCTTCTTGTTGGAAACACCGTTTATCTACATTGTTCTCTTCGTATTTACTGTATCTGCTATCAAGTTTTCGCAGATTTTATCGGACAGAACGGACTACTCTATGGAGAATATTCTGGCAGTAACAGGCCTTATTCCTCTTGCTGTAAGCCTTTCTTTCTACAGTATCAGTAATTTTGCTGCTGTGGGCCTTTTCCTTTCACTTGTTTTGACGTGGTCTTTAGCAGGTTATGCTGTTTTACAGTTGTTGAGGCCTGATCTATTGAATTATTCTTTCGTGGTTCCTGTTGCTGCCCATTTTTACGATGCTTCTACGACGGTAACTGCTCTGAGCTTTGGTGGGCGGGAGAAACATGTTTTAGGCCAGTTCTTCATTGATGTGTTTGGGCCTTATGGAATGTTTTTGATGAAGGGTCTGATTATAGTTCCTGTTGTTTACTATATTGTTGAGAATATGGAGGGAGAGGAAAGGAATTATTACTTGTTCTTGATTGCTTTGTTGGGTATTGCGATAGGCACCAGAAATATTTTGTCTACGGTTGCTCTCACCTAA
- a CDS encoding class I SAM-dependent methyltransferase: MKQEELEARVRELFERQGFKVEKDGNQLTASNGKKIVLKVFSSEKYSAEDVSAEKEVKVFVDEGLEEVKEDLDNDVSIIYNEEEEEDFETPSYEVIGDIAVINDLAGVNRDEAVEGILHHQNVKTILLKDEGLSGEFRLGDYEKLYGEETETVHKEFGYRFKVDPTEVYFSERFGTERKRVADQVEDGERVLVMFAGVGPFAMLCSEKADEVVAVEKNPAGAEFLKENIELNKVENVEGLEGDVEEVVPGMGEFDRIIMPLPESANEFLGLALDHISNNGVIHYYRFVEDGNTEEIEAEIMKEIEQRGFEYKILDTVECGERGPTSTRMCFDLQVTKSI, encoded by the coding sequence ATGAAGCAGGAAGAACTTGAGGCCAGAGTTAGAGAACTTTTCGAGAGACAGGGATTCAAAGTTGAGAAAGATGGAAACCAGTTAACGGCCTCTAACGGAAAGAAAATAGTATTGAAGGTTTTCTCGTCAGAGAAATACTCTGCTGAAGATGTTTCTGCTGAGAAAGAGGTCAAGGTTTTCGTGGATGAAGGCCTGGAAGAGGTCAAGGAAGATCTAGATAACGATGTTTCGATAATATATAATGAAGAGGAGGAAGAGGATTTTGAGACTCCATCCTACGAAGTTATCGGCGATATAGCTGTAATCAACGATCTGGCTGGAGTTAACAGGGATGAAGCAGTTGAGGGAATACTACATCACCAGAACGTGAAGACTATTCTGTTGAAGGATGAAGGCCTTTCCGGCGAGTTCCGACTGGGAGACTACGAGAAACTTTACGGTGAGGAGACCGAGACCGTGCATAAGGAGTTCGGCTACCGTTTCAAGGTCGATCCTACAGAAGTATACTTTTCAGAGAGATTCGGCACAGAGAGAAAGAGAGTGGCCGATCAGGTAGAGGACGGCGAGCGAGTGCTAGTCATGTTTGCCGGAGTAGGCCCTTTTGCAATGCTTTGCTCTGAAAAAGCAGATGAAGTGGTTGCTGTAGAGAAGAATCCTGCAGGAGCAGAATTTCTGAAGGAGAACATCGAATTAAACAAAGTTGAGAATGTTGAAGGCCTTGAAGGAGATGTGGAGGAAGTAGTGCCAGGAATGGGAGAGTTTGACAGGATTATCATGCCTCTTCCAGAATCCGCCAACGAATTTCTGGGCCTTGCACTAGATCACATCTCTAATAACGGTGTTATACACTACTATAGATTCGTTGAGGATGGCAACACTGAGGAGATAGAGGCCGAAATAATGAAGGAGATAGAGCAGAGAGGTTTTGAGTACAAAATTCTGGATACTGTAGAGTGTGGTGAAAGAGGCCCGACCTCAACAAGAATGTGTTTTGACTTACAAGTAACAAAAAGTATTTAA
- a CDS encoding S1C family serine protease: protein MDTERKIELFGVLAVLLFGSVLGGFTVYQTMDDRVSSLEHKVSNLQDQQQVVYINGTKDEKALVSLYQQVEGSTVSIDAIGNQVSQGSGFVYNKEGYIVTNQHVIDGADSIDVIFSDGTRKKAEVVGSDVYNDLAVLKVNKQNLKPLPLANSTEVMRGQTAVAIGNPFGLSGTMTAGIVSAKNRNIRTEGGFSIPNVIQTDAAINPGNSGGPLINIHGKVIGVNTAIQSSTGTFNGVGFAIPSNTVKRVVPDLIENGERQHSWIGVSGLDVNSDISEAMNLSTSTGFLVMDVVEDSPAEKAGLQAGTRNETINGITYTLGGDVITAINGTEMTGISDILTYLAEETEPGDEVTITVIRDGEEVEVPVTLASRPQD from the coding sequence ATGGATACTGAAAGAAAGATCGAATTATTCGGCGTTCTAGCAGTACTACTTTTCGGATCAGTCCTAGGAGGCTTCACAGTATACCAGACAATGGACGACAGAGTCTCCAGCCTCGAACACAAAGTATCCAACCTACAGGACCAGCAACAGGTAGTATACATAAACGGAACAAAAGACGAAAAAGCACTCGTCAGCCTATACCAACAGGTAGAAGGATCAACAGTATCCATCGACGCAATAGGAAATCAGGTATCGCAGGGATCAGGATTCGTATACAACAAAGAAGGATATATTGTCACAAACCAGCACGTAATAGATGGAGCAGACAGCATCGATGTAATATTCTCCGATGGAACAAGGAAAAAGGCCGAAGTAGTAGGATCCGACGTATACAACGACCTTGCAGTACTCAAAGTCAATAAACAAAACCTCAAACCGCTTCCACTAGCAAACTCCACAGAGGTAATGAGAGGCCAAACCGCAGTAGCAATAGGAAACCCATTCGGCCTCAGCGGAACAATGACTGCAGGAATAGTCTCGGCCAAAAACAGAAATATCAGAACAGAAGGAGGCTTCTCAATACCAAACGTAATACAGACAGACGCAGCAATCAACCCTGGAAACTCAGGAGGCCCACTAATCAACATACACGGAAAAGTAATAGGAGTAAACACAGCCATTCAGTCCTCCACAGGAACATTTAATGGAGTAGGGTTCGCAATCCCATCAAACACAGTCAAGAGAGTAGTACCGGACCTGATCGAAAATGGGGAAAGGCAGCACTCATGGATAGGAGTATCAGGCCTTGACGTCAACTCCGACATCTCAGAGGCCATGAATCTCAGCACTTCAACAGGATTCCTGGTCATGGACGTAGTAGAAGACAGTCCAGCAGAAAAAGCAGGCCTTCAGGCAGGAACAAGAAACGAAACAATCAATGGAATAACATACACGCTAGGAGGCGATGTAATAACAGCTATAAATGGTACAGAAATGACTGGAATCAGCGATATCCTGACATACCTGGCTGAAGAAACAGAGCCTGGAGATGAAGTTACGATAACTGTAATCCGTGATGGGGAAGAAGTAGAAGTACCGGTAACGCTTGCTTCAAGGCCTCAAGATTGA
- the dph5 gene encoding diphthine synthase: protein MLYLIGLGLDDGEITQKGIKALEKVDKAYAEFYTNTETVDLEKLEEQTGTEIEKLSREQVEQEDKIIESAEEKDTAFLVSGNALTATTHYEIKYRAEKEGLDVEVVHAPSIFTSISETGLNVYKFGRTVTLPQDFAPESIVEHIEKNDSIGLHTLVLLDINYDASEAAEKLIDLDEDLEDRKAIVLERANNEDQSISLAELGEFVDYDFGKPPHCIILVGDTSHMEEEFIEEYKLE from the coding sequence ATGTTGTATCTGATCGGACTCGGACTTGACGACGGAGAAATAACACAGAAAGGAATCAAGGCACTCGAAAAAGTTGACAAGGCCTATGCCGAGTTCTACACAAATACAGAAACTGTTGACCTTGAGAAACTTGAAGAACAGACAGGAACAGAAATTGAGAAACTTTCTCGCGAACAGGTTGAACAGGAGGACAAGATAATAGAATCTGCAGAGGAAAAAGACACGGCATTCCTGGTCTCAGGGAATGCTCTCACAGCGACAACTCACTACGAAATAAAGTATAGAGCGGAGAAAGAAGGCCTGGATGTAGAAGTAGTTCACGCACCTTCAATATTCACATCTATCTCGGAGACAGGCCTAAATGTGTACAAGTTCGGCCGCACAGTAACACTGCCACAGGATTTCGCACCAGAATCAATAGTAGAACACATAGAGAAAAATGATTCAATAGGCCTTCACACACTTGTACTGCTTGATATCAATTATGATGCTTCTGAGGCCGCTGAAAAACTGATTGATCTAGATGAAGATCTTGAAGATAGAAAAGCAATAGTTCTTGAAAGAGCAAATAACGAAGATCAGAGTATTTCTCTTGCTGAACTTGGAGAGTTTGTAGATTATGATTTCGGAAAGCCTCCGCACTGTATAATCCTTGTAGGAGATACTTCTCATATGGAAGAAGAATTTATAGAAGAATACAAGTTAGAATGA
- a CDS encoding mRNA surveillance protein pelota produces the protein MKLLKTDRGEGYVKIRIENQDDLWYLKDIIAKGDEVRALTQRTKLDGREKKTCTLTLETEKTEYQENRLRVTGEITEGADDIELGFHTFNLEPEQEFEMWKDFTNEEWERLEEAEEKRSYKVFFCLVEKGSADFYIVEESGIKDLSNVEENIPGKMYASDKNSDNFFNQVKEVVERSADDMDYIILCGPGNQKNKLKNMLSDDTVSKTMLQDTSVTGFTGLNEAIKRGALKKVVETSRIAEESEVMEEFLDRLNNDERVSYGDPVEDLIEQGAVETLIITAEKNRKNPELAKTVERMGGDVNVVHTDHEAGERLDNFGGLGALLRYQV, from the coding sequence ATGAAGCTGTTAAAAACCGATCGTGGAGAGGGTTACGTTAAGATTCGTATTGAGAATCAGGATGATCTCTGGTATTTGAAGGATATTATTGCGAAGGGTGATGAGGTCCGGGCCTTGACTCAGAGGACGAAGTTGGATGGCCGTGAGAAGAAGACCTGTACTTTGACACTGGAGACTGAGAAGACTGAGTATCAGGAGAACCGTCTTCGTGTTACCGGGGAGATTACTGAGGGTGCGGATGATATTGAGCTTGGTTTTCATACTTTCAACTTGGAGCCTGAGCAGGAGTTTGAGATGTGGAAGGATTTCACGAATGAGGAATGGGAAAGGTTAGAGGAGGCCGAGGAGAAGCGTAGTTACAAGGTGTTTTTCTGTCTTGTTGAGAAAGGTAGTGCTGATTTCTATATTGTTGAGGAGTCCGGTATCAAGGATCTTTCGAACGTTGAGGAGAATATTCCTGGCAAGATGTATGCTTCAGATAAGAATTCTGACAACTTTTTCAATCAGGTTAAGGAGGTTGTTGAACGGTCTGCGGACGATATGGATTATATTATTCTATGTGGGCCTGGCAACCAGAAGAATAAGTTGAAGAACATGCTTTCGGATGATACTGTGTCGAAGACTATGTTGCAGGATACTTCTGTGACAGGTTTTACAGGCCTTAATGAGGCTATTAAGAGAGGTGCTCTGAAGAAGGTTGTTGAGACTTCACGTATTGCTGAGGAGTCAGAGGTTATGGAGGAGTTTCTTGATCGATTAAATAATGATGAGAGAGTTAGTTACGGCGATCCTGTTGAGGATCTCATTGAGCAGGGTGCTGTTGAGACATTGATCATTACTGCCGAGAAGAACAGGAAGAATCCTGAGCTGGCCAAGACTGTTGAGAGAATGGGTGGCGATGTTAATGTTGTGCATACCGATCACGAGGCCGGCGAGAGACTGGACAACTTTGGAGGCCTTGGCGCCCTGCTCCGCTACCAGGTTTGA
- a CDS encoding twin-arginine translocation signal domain-containing protein, whose translation MSIGDRIGNWVDRQVDDARDIFSFSYENLRGNTPPSPGRRQFLKATGAAATGGGVVGYGVSEYLEGGDTGQSPQDDGQSGGQSGDGSGGGSNGGSTGGSSGGQSGSSNGGSSGNGSGSDVESINQILGDNGDTDIETVIDWYGEGHDRGYSADDIASAYNSDQDEYELAFYDGSDGELPLVLTEDQGFSDSEVNKILEYENEGKLAESFRKMEN comes from the coding sequence ATGAGTATAGGAGATAGAATTGGAAATTGGGTCGATAGACAGGTCGACGATGCAAGAGACATTTTTAGTTTCAGCTATGAAAATCTTAGAGGAAATACCCCTCCAAGCCCGGGAAGACGACAGTTCCTGAAGGCTACCGGAGCAGCAGCTACTGGCGGAGGCGTAGTAGGTTACGGCGTTTCCGAGTATCTAGAAGGAGGCGATACAGGCCAGAGCCCTCAGGATGATGGACAGTCCGGCGGACAGTCTGGAGACGGAAGCGGAGGCGGTAGTAACGGAGGTTCTACAGGCGGCAGTTCTGGAGGCCAGTCAGGAAGTAGTAACGGAGGTTCTTCAGGAAATGGTTCTGGCAGCGATGTTGAGTCAATCAACCAGATTCTTGGAGACAACGGCGATACAGATATTGAGACCGTGATAGACTGGTATGGCGAAGGCCATGATAGAGGTTATAGTGCCGACGATATTGCTTCAGCATACAACTCAGATCAGGATGAGTATGAGCTAGCTTTCTACGATGGTAGCGATGGAGAACTACCTCTGGTTCTTACAGAAGATCAAGGATTCAGCGATTCCGAAGTGAACAAAATTCTTGAGTATGAGAATGAAGGTAAGCTTGCGGAGTCATTCAGAAAGATGGAGAATTAA
- a CDS encoding carboxypeptidase regulatory-like domain-containing protein, with translation MKTRLNKTLIFAIFALLAISTATATVSRVEIDPLASYYDQGTSITVTGEVYGTSIDKVTLQRETSYGGSTTEGTDSNLGYCDSGCKVEIPYTFEETGSQTLYLRAFSGDQQTDKESWNTEKVTVVQPDDETKSFDLRNVGASKYRLDRDQSTTLNAEVENTGDVGSSVLMTWYAERNNNEIELASKYRYISPGDTKSFETDRISWNNLERKGLNQDRNYDLIGKMRVDNTVKETETAPNSLRINSEDTEASLTVNVEDTDGDSLSYSQVSVDGTVKNTGRDGSTTFSLESGGYEVTASKNNYISEDRGIYLAPGEDETITIQLDREREQARLTVHTGEINRDGPTDVIVHVDGQSRSTGDDDRVTFRLDPDTYTVSASANGEYAAKDVTLSNGERETIHLGLPRDGGDGDDDARLNIRTRDQDGDRLRYVDVSVDGRTVNTGSSSSASFSLESGGYEVTASKSGYRDASKGVYLAPGEEQTETLYLERRSSDREDCDLSVSRVDISDNTIAKGESTDVRLTIDSGDVEQDFRVLIETEEETYYDKRITVDGERTIKKTISPESPVKVHTRTEAVGAPCGYEEWTSSGEILVADIYDDKDRYDLTVDVEDEDGDNIENAEVRVTNGEEQEDDTNSNGRAYFSLENGNYDLEVSKNGYEDFEKSFSINNADRRIDVTLVDEDDDDSDDGEGEFTARVIDQDHDRLEDARVRVEGLDSSYRRTQWTDDDGETTFDLDEGDYEVTAYKPGYSSQTRDIEIDEGDDFTRGFQLFKDENLEISNVNYPDSVCRGASMSVSFTVRNTGNSREVVDISGSGLGSDPSGRSIVLDAGKSRRASVMFTGVEGSGSESFTVDAYSNGETVSATRTVNVQSCGVSNFGQARDISMTLNPDRTLSGQPVQVKGYVDGGTGRQEVEINVDGERVARVSTQPDGYYQTYIRVSQVGTHSVSAEADGISATRDLEVLPTVSATMINPPRQVFEGEEFELCAEISSQITPRVVLLRDGEVIQTRDAGGEVCFTPTASDPGEHEYMIRAVTYGQGTAATAKVNVLETGPETTSFPENLAAVESESGLVKAEIYNTHNEIKRYHVSLEGLPDDWVSTSEKEVVLTQGERKTVYFYIMPKDEGNYGGDVVIESDGSEIYRENVTIWSGGTTEKADKTWFSKIKGFWPF, from the coding sequence ATGAAAACAAGACTAAACAAAACACTGATATTCGCAATTTTTGCCCTGCTGGCAATTTCAACAGCAACAGCTACAGTTTCAAGAGTTGAAATCGATCCTCTGGCATCTTACTACGATCAAGGAACTTCTATTACCGTTACAGGCGAGGTCTATGGTACAAGCATAGACAAAGTTACGCTGCAGAGAGAAACCAGCTATGGAGGGTCCACAACAGAAGGAACCGATAGCAACCTAGGATACTGTGACTCCGGATGTAAAGTAGAGATCCCATATACTTTTGAGGAGACCGGCAGTCAGACACTTTACCTGAGAGCTTTCTCTGGAGATCAGCAGACAGACAAGGAAAGCTGGAACACGGAGAAAGTTACAGTAGTTCAGCCAGACGATGAAACCAAGAGCTTCGATCTGAGAAACGTTGGAGCATCAAAATACAGGCTTGATAGAGACCAGTCTACAACACTGAACGCAGAAGTTGAGAACACAGGAGATGTAGGTTCAAGCGTTCTTATGACCTGGTACGCTGAAAGAAACAATAACGAAATAGAGCTGGCTAGCAAGTACAGATACATTTCGCCAGGAGACACAAAGTCTTTCGAGACCGACAGAATTTCATGGAACAATCTGGAAAGAAAAGGCCTGAACCAGGATAGAAACTACGACCTGATAGGCAAGATGAGAGTAGATAACACAGTAAAAGAGACAGAAACTGCTCCAAACAGTCTAAGAATTAATTCTGAAGATACAGAGGCCTCTCTAACGGTTAATGTTGAGGACACAGATGGAGATTCGCTGAGCTATTCGCAAGTCTCTGTAGATGGAACAGTCAAAAACACAGGAAGAGATGGCAGCACCACATTCAGCCTTGAGAGCGGAGGCTACGAGGTTACCGCCAGCAAGAATAATTACATTAGCGAGGATAGAGGAATCTACCTGGCTCCTGGAGAGGACGAAACAATAACCATCCAGCTTGACAGAGAAAGAGAACAGGCCAGACTCACAGTACATACAGGAGAAATAAACAGAGACGGGCCTACAGACGTAATAGTGCATGTTGACGGACAAAGCAGGAGTACAGGCGACGACGATAGAGTAACTTTCAGGCTTGATCCTGATACTTACACAGTCTCGGCTTCAGCAAATGGAGAGTATGCTGCAAAGGACGTCACATTGAGTAATGGAGAAAGAGAGACTATCCATCTAGGCCTTCCGAGAGATGGCGGTGATGGAGACGATGATGCAAGACTGAATATCAGGACGCGCGATCAGGATGGAGACAGGTTGCGCTATGTTGATGTCTCAGTAGATGGCAGAACCGTTAACACAGGAAGTTCGAGTAGCGCAAGCTTCAGTCTTGAGAGCGGAGGCTACGAGGTTACCGCCAGCAAGTCAGGATATAGAGATGCTTCAAAGGGCGTATATCTAGCGCCTGGAGAAGAACAGACAGAAACACTGTACCTTGAGAGAAGGAGCTCAGATAGAGAGGATTGCGATCTTTCAGTCTCAAGAGTAGATATCTCCGACAATACTATTGCTAAAGGAGAGTCTACAGACGTTAGACTGACAATTGATTCGGGAGATGTCGAGCAAGACTTCAGAGTACTCATAGAGACAGAAGAAGAAACCTATTATGACAAGAGAATTACTGTAGATGGAGAGAGAACAATCAAGAAAACTATCTCCCCGGAAAGCCCTGTGAAAGTTCATACAAGAACAGAGGCCGTCGGAGCTCCTTGTGGTTACGAGGAGTGGACAAGCAGTGGAGAAATCCTTGTAGCAGATATTTACGATGACAAAGACCGCTACGACCTCACAGTTGATGTAGAGGATGAAGATGGAGACAACATCGAGAACGCAGAAGTAAGAGTTACCAACGGCGAGGAACAGGAAGACGATACAAACAGCAATGGAAGGGCCTACTTCAGCCTTGAAAACGGAAACTACGACTTAGAAGTGTCCAAAAATGGTTACGAAGACTTTGAGAAAAGTTTCAGCATCAACAACGCAGACAGAAGAATAGACGTGACTCTTGTAGATGAAGACGACGATGACAGCGATGATGGAGAAGGAGAGTTCACTGCAAGAGTAATCGATCAGGATCACGACAGACTTGAAGACGCAAGAGTAAGAGTTGAAGGCCTTGACAGCAGTTACAGAAGAACTCAGTGGACTGACGACGATGGAGAGACAACATTCGATCTTGATGAAGGAGACTACGAGGTAACGGCCTACAAGCCAGGATACAGTTCACAGACTAGAGATATCGAGATTGATGAAGGAGATGACTTCACTAGAGGTTTCCAGCTGTTCAAAGATGAGAACCTGGAAATCAGCAACGTCAACTATCCTGACAGCGTCTGCAGAGGAGCAAGCATGTCAGTATCATTCACAGTCAGAAACACTGGAAACTCGAGAGAAGTAGTCGATATCAGCGGTTCAGGCCTTGGATCAGACCCAAGCGGCAGATCCATAGTGCTTGACGCTGGAAAATCCAGAAGAGCATCTGTAATGTTCACAGGTGTGGAGGGAAGTGGATCAGAAAGCTTTACAGTCGATGCGTACTCCAATGGGGAGACAGTATCGGCTACTAGAACAGTGAACGTCCAGAGCTGTGGAGTAAGCAACTTTGGACAGGCCAGAGATATATCCATGACTTTGAACCCTGACAGAACTCTTTCAGGTCAGCCAGTACAGGTTAAGGGATATGTCGACGGTGGAACAGGCCGTCAGGAAGTAGAGATCAATGTTGACGGTGAGAGAGTTGCGAGAGTAAGCACTCAGCCTGATGGATACTACCAGACATACATCAGAGTAAGTCAGGTAGGAACTCACTCTGTTTCAGCAGAGGCCGACGGCATCAGTGCGACAAGAGATCTTGAGGTGCTGCCTACAGTTTCAGCAACAATGATTAACCCTCCAAGACAGGTATTTGAGGGAGAAGAGTTCGAACTGTGTGCAGAGATCAGTTCGCAGATTACTCCAAGAGTTGTGCTGTTGAGAGATGGCGAGGTAATCCAGACAAGAGATGCGGGCGGAGAAGTATGTTTCACCCCTACAGCATCTGATCCTGGAGAGCACGAGTACATGATCCGTGCAGTAACTTACGGCCAGGGAACAGCAGCAACTGCAAAAGTCAACGTGCTTGAGACAGGGCCGGAGACCACAAGCTTCCCAGAGAACCTGGCAGCTGTAGAATCAGAGTCCGGACTGGTCAAGGCAGAGATCTACAACACTCACAACGAGATCAAGAGGTACCATGTCAGCCTTGAAGGCCTTCCAGATGACTGGGTGTCAACTTCGGAGAAGGAAGTAGTACTGACTCAGGGAGAGAGAAAGACAGTCTACTTCTATATCATGCCGAAGGATGAAGGCAACTACGGCGGAGATGTAGTGATTGAGTCCGACGGATCTGAAATTTACAGAGAGAATGTAACGATCTGGTCCGGTGGAACGACAGAAAAAGCCGATAAAACCTGGTTTAGCAAAATCAAGGGCTTCTGGCCCTTTTAG
- a CDS encoding DUF357 domain-containing protein, whose protein sequence is MDETQEKLKEETEKWLKKLEDRVEDRDSSVEQMENVEAYRDDTQHFLDEEDYIRAWESVIYAWGILETLERLGKFD, encoded by the coding sequence ATGGACGAGACACAGGAAAAACTGAAGGAAGAGACAGAGAAGTGGCTGAAAAAGCTGGAAGATAGGGTTGAAGACAGAGATTCAAGTGTCGAGCAGATGGAGAATGTTGAGGCCTACCGAGATGACACACAGCATTTCCTTGATGAAGAGGACTATATCAGGGCCTGGGAATCTGTAATCTATGCATGGGGTATTCTCGAGACTCTTGAAAGACTTGGAAAATTTGATTAA